The genomic segment aactacaaattgctacatgtaagtgcaaCATATAAGTGCAACGTGTTGTtgttaatttatatatttttttcattagaCCATCGTCTTCTTAGATTTGCCTTTAACCCTTGTCCTGAAGTCAAAGGGGAGCCAAGAGAGCAATTGGGATTTTGTTTAGTGGCTAGGTGGCCCTCGCAGTGAGAGAGCAGTAAGCCGATTGGCAAATGCAGGCAATACGGCCtgaagtattttatttatatatatatatatatatatatatatagagtccAGTTTTTAAGCACAACAGGGTTTAGTTTTACTTAAGTTTCCACTAATGTTAAATGGCGTGTCACGTGCCATGTGACACTACAGCAAAAGGTCTCAGCAGGGCATCAGAAAGCTACTACAGTCTGCCAGCGACGCTTTAgttgttcttctcctctcttctcctctctggtcaCTCCCCTGCTTCATTAGCAGAACCACCAGAGTGTGAAGACACTGGGGATGctctcaggaggaggaggaggaggaggaggaggaggaggaggaggaggaggctttgTCCAGGCGCATGTCCACAGCTTCATGCTGGAGCGTGTTTTATGCCACCCAGTGCGGTTGAATCTGCATCATGCTTCCCCTATAGAGTGATAGTGAAGCGCCGGAATGGAAAGTTGCACTTCTCTTGACGTTGCTGATGTCACTGAGCTGCCTCCTCGTTCCTCCAGCACCGCAGATGCTCTCATTAGATGACCAGCTCGTTTTTCTTCTGCACAATGATTGCTGTTTATATCTAATTAACAGTCGGGTGCACAGGGGACACTGGGAAATGGGGTTAAACAAACACTGGAGTCATTACTGCAGGTTTGCTGAGTTCAGGAGCATTTCCATGAATTTAGTGTTTATTGTGTTGATCAGATGATGGTTGCATGCGCggaaaaataaatctcaattGAAACGTGATAAAATACATCTACTGCATAAGTGGTCGTCCCTCTTGAAGGCCTCCGCTGCACGCTGCCAGTCGCCACTCTAACctgcccctcccctcctcactgTGTTCTCTGTTGCTCCCTGCAGGTGAAGCTGATGAAATACATCTGTAAACAGCTGCAGTGCAAGCAGAAGGTGCCGGAGACGGAGAGGCCCGAGGCCCTGGACAGCTACCCACGCTTACGGGATTGGCTACGCACCATCAACCTGCGGCCGGAGCTCACCGTGGTAcgtgtgttgctttgtgtgcATGTCGCGGTCTCTCGCTGTCTCCCCACCTACGGCCCGGGTGactaatgtgtgtctgtgacatttATCTGTGTTCAGGATGTGTGCTCAGTCTGCGCTCGCATGTGCATGAGGAATATTTGACCCGTCACCATCAAAATGCCTTTCTAAAGGAGAAGCTCAGTCATTTTGATCATCGGGATAATTCAGGCTGCAGACAGCGGCAGCCAATCCAAACTTGACCTGATGAATTCTGAGAAGCTATCGTTGCCTAGTGCGGAATTTTCATAGCAATATTCAAAACACCTTTCATGAGACTAATATGGCAGGTGAAGGGACTGCTCACTATCACTCAGACAAGATAGACTTGTTCTTCTTCAAACAAACCGCTGTGGCTGCTGCCGCCTATTGCTGTGCACCTCTTTTCATCAGGTGTGTGTGACTGGAGAGTGTTTGAGCTCAGTGGATATTTACTCTACTATTTAGAGCAAACTTCATGAActattgaaattaaaatattttatcagAGCTATACCAGCACTGTCTCTTGTGCGTCCTCCAGTGGTTGGGAATGAGTCTCAGTCAACGGTACTTATTCCATGTGTGTCCTTACAGAGAGATTCACTGGAGAAAAGTTCAATTATCACTGCAGTTACAACTACCTTCACCTGCGTTTGTTTTTTAGTAGcatgattatgcaaaaactaaacAACCGATTTCTTTGAAAATTGGTCAAGTTTCATTATTATGTATGAACCTTGATGTAAAACTGCTGGCATTTTAAGAGGCCTTGGGGCCTCATTCATAACCGTTGTGTACGCACAAAAACTGGGCTGAAAAAATGTGTGCGCCACTTCCCACGCAAGCGTTggcatttataaaaaacaaactcaacgGGAAAAAGGGGGGGGTAATTCTGACCCATGCATACAAACATTTTAGAGACAGGATGATGAGGGggtgaactgaagcagattattgatcctCTTCATCGTTAACATTAACttaaattgaaaagattataaaACAACTTAGCTTTTGTATGATGTACACTATGAATCCTACACACagttttataaatgaggccactgatattaatgagtgtgaTCTGAGAGAGCCAGTGGATGAATAAGGGTAGAGTTAGATATGTAAGGGCCTGATGGAGCGCTGAAGTTAGAATGTTAGAACTCTGAACAGAATTCAGTAAGTGACAGTTTGGCTGTAACATGGGACCATCTGTAACTTTCTCTATTTGTTGTTTATCTTCTTCTAAGTTGTGAGGAATCTACAGGGATAGCAGCTGGATCCGGTCAATCTGCTTCTGAAATACATCACATTCATTCTTTTTTACTTATTTCGCATCTTTTCCAAAACATGAttgtttgtcattttcagttttctccatCCACTGGCTCCTCTCTCCTGTGCCGCTGTAAACTGTTGTGAATCCCTCTCAGCTCCTGTCTGGTCCCAatacttttctctgtgtgtctttattCTGAGTTCTAACGCTGACCTGATTCTTTTAAATGGTTCTGCACTTGTTGTCCCACATCTGATTACTTGGTCAGAGCTTTCATGCtctttttgcttttcatttataACCTTCATCTCCCCTTTTTAAAGAATCCCCCAGCAACTTTTGAAATAAGactctcttttgtttgtttcatagcATCATAAAagctctattttatttttatgtttatatatatcttgTATACCAGTGAGGGATTTCTCAAAAGATCCAGAGCTGTCATGGCGTGGTGATGACCCATTTAGATCAAAGATTATTAGATTGAGGTTTCTACAATGCATGACCTCACTCTATACTAAGAGGCCTGGGTTATGTAATAGATGGACCAACAATTACAATGActattattttaaatactgAAACACACCCTCTGTGCTCATACGCTGCAACAGACAGGGAAGTATTACATAACGTCCTACAGGCATGTGAAACTTTCCTAAATTGTAAAACTTAATTgtacttttttatttgtccGGGCCGGCAACAGCCAGTGACCAGAGGCGTTAGGTTTTTGGGTTGTCCGCCCCTTGTTTGAGGAGGTATACAACAGAGTGGTTAATCTTGTCCATGAGTTAACTGGAGAAACAAAGTGTTCCTGTTCTGTTTTCGCTGGAGATGAAACATTGTGAACATTTCGTATCACGTCACGTTTATCAGTATTATTTTGGTATTGTtcaaatgtgtgtaaatgttcaAAACGTactgatacacaaactaaaGTCTTGCATTTAGATAAAATATTTATCGTCAATATAAATtatagtaaaatataaattatttatcagCGCAGGGGCACAGAAGGTTGAGGACTCCTCAACTTTCCTGGGAAGCGAGCACTTTTGAATATCACATCAACTCtcccttgtgtgtctgtgtgtgtgtcctttttgTCAACTGTTTACATAGTGTGGGAGCTTGCCCTACTCCTCTGATCAGTGTTTGCCCTCTCAGAGCAAGGTTTTAACCTTAATGATAAGCAATTGCGCAGTTCCCTTGTCAAAAAACATCCTAAAATCACAGTACTATCTCCTGAATATCTCATTTCCTGCTCTGATCCAGAGAGTCCAAcgagctgtttgtttttgtgctgttgtttcGCCGACTGTCAGAGCAAATGAACTTTAacagactgaactcatgaaagactgataagaagagaaaatgagaggaaataGAGAAAGGCCTTCGTACTTCACTGCAAGAGGGTCGGACGTTTGTGGAAGTAGGTTAACAATTATAGGACAATTAGCCTCAATAAAGACTGAATTCATTACATAAATAGTGATCCAGCATTATTAAGTCTGAGTCACAGTTTTGATGAACGTTCCCTTTATTAGTGTGGCAAGTAAGCACGGACACGTAGTCAATCtgcacattacacacactcatgaatagcAGTTCCTTAAATGGGCctgatccaggatttattttccttttattatCAAATTCCTGAAATCCACCCCCCTGATGTGGATCCGCACCAGAATATAATGGTTTCTTCCCCGACCCATCCCACATCcctataaacaaacaaacaaacagacgggcaggggtgaaaacataatctaCTTGGTGGAGGTTGCTACAACTTTGTCTTTAAGTTCTGATGAAGCTGCTTCACATTAAAAAGCTGATAACTGTCAGAAGTTACATAGAACATCCCATGGTGTTAGGCAAAACACAtgtatatctttatttatatatttgaacactcactccctcactcactcacttacaCATTTTGCAAATCAGGTTGCAGTGTAATCAGTTCAGCCATTAGTCGTGCACATGTACATATGAGAATGTTTATATCTGTTTCTCCttaaaggaaatgttttttaaatgttgtctATTAATAGAAATTCTattaatatatcaaataaacatTGTGGTCCTATTATCTTGACTTGTAGCCTGTCAGGGTTATGAGCTCTGCTTTATTAATGGAATGTCCTACTTGcacaatgttaatgttaatgttatgaTATGTGATTCCATCCATGTTATACGTAGTCACTCTTCTCTGACACTGTTTAAATTCAACCTCATGTTTGATCTTGAGAGTTTAATTGCTCTTGACAGACTTCAGTGTTGACGCATTATTTTCTTTGCAGGCATAAAACTGTGTGTTGCACTGCACAAACTGCACAATCAGCTAGCATTTGAAataccacaaacaaacaggattaCCACTTATTTTCCAGGAAGCATGCTGTAGGGTTGAATGACCTATTTAGTGCCTTTACAGTTTGACCCTGTAATGCTGACTGATACAGGATGCTGCACAcgctgaaatgtgttttttatttatcgaTGTTATATAAACAAATTCAAGCACAGTCTTTGTTTTATCCTGTGACGCAAATGTCAGTTCTGTTACGGCCACACTAGGGTTGGTAAGTAGTTTAGATACAAGAGTAtacaggatgtttctgaataTTGAACAAATAATCACCACAAGTCTGGTGACtgtttatactttatttattacCGATCTTCTTATTACTACTTCCCAGTGAGATAgattgtatgtttgttatgCTTTTGCACATTGTCGAACAGTTATTCAGTTagctccatctcctcttctttGCTCGTCTGCAGGCAGTGGAAGCAAAGTTGTCCCTGGATGCCTTACTGCAGATGACTTGTACTCAGGTGAGGGACACGATGAGAAGACTCGGGTCACGATCAGAGGAATGTGCCAGACTCGGTGCTGCCCTCTCCTGTCTGAAGGGTGCCACTGAATCAGGTATGTGGGTTTACTGCTTGGAAACGTCCCAGATCAAGATGCATCACACTGTTTTCTCATCGAGGTTTCTTCTCTTGTTTGTGCTCCGTGTCCAGGAGGTGAACTGAGGGAAGACAGCGGTCTGTGGATGTCCGAGCCCACAAGGAGGGACAGTGGCTCGCTACTGACCGCAGACCAGCTAACAGGCCTGGGCACCCCACTCCGTCCTCACAGCCCCTCGCCTCTTGCCCGACCCTCCACCGTCCACTCCACCCCGTCCACACCCTGCCCCACTTTCCCTCACCACCGCTCGGGCTCCATGTCGGCGGCGCCCACGTCTGAAGCGCTGGCATCGCACCTCCACGGCGAAAGCCCCCTCACGGATCCATTCCCCATGCCCTTAGCTCGCACGGCCCGCCTCCACGGACGCACCTCCACCCCACCCATAACTCCGCCTTCGAAGAGGCGTCACCGACTGAAGCCGCCCTGCactcctccgcctccctccCGCAAAGTGCTGCATCTACTTCCCAACATATCGCTGACGCGCAGCAAAAGCCACGAGTCCCAGCTGGGCAACCGCATCGAGGACCCTCCCACCAGCAAGTAGGTGGTCAGATGTGACTGTTTGGATTAGAACAGGCCGTTACAGATTTCACCTCTCACAGCAGCTTTTCATAAGTAGGTCAGAGTTGACCTGAGTGGGAATCCTCACATCGCATTGTTATTATAACAGATTGCCACTGCTGGCTTTGTTAGCACAGGTTTACAGGCTTTGGGGAGTGTGGGAAAATGTTCGGTGAGAGGACCGCTGCGGTGTCTCACTCTTTGCCATTCTTCAGTTTCAGTAAATGGGCTTGTTACAGCCTGATGGTGCAGTTTCATTTGCTGAGTCTTCCTTAAATTCCCTGTTCATGAAGTCTGGTGACAGATATGAGGGTTTCTATGTGTCACTAACAGAACCTCTAACACTAAAATGAGTTCCATCACTCAAAGATAGATGTACTGTAGAtgtagatatatagatagatagatagatagatagataaatggatggatggatagattgataTATAGATAGCGAATGTGAGTAATTTTCTTTGACCTGCAGTATGGGCAAAATGGTTAGTAAGTAATGCTGCTGCCACTTTCTTAATTTGATCATCCAATGAAGCAAATAAATTGAGGATAATTTCAATAACAGTTTTAAGTATTAATCCCCCAAAATGGCAAACCATTATCTAAAAAAAGAATATTGTTAattcttaaaatgaaaaacttcAACTGGTTACAcataaatatagttttattgtttaatataaattaGAAATTGTGCTTATATAGCTTGTTAACTTGAAGTTGAACAAACTtaaataattttgttttgataCCAGTTGAGCAGTccaacaattttctttttcagcgTATTTATGACTTTgtgaacttcctgtttcaattgaatgaattattttagtttttttcttgaCAGTTGGTAACTTGAAAcctgtgtgaatgcaaattgTATCCCCGTCTATAATGACTGTGATGCACAGAGGTgacccctctctcttcctctttcccatCATCCACATCCGGCCTGTTGCTCCTTTGCTCTCACTGTATGCGTGGAGCTAATCCCCACATAGATTCCCAGATATTATGAGTCCTGTCAAAACAGGAAGTTTTGATTGACTAATGCTCCGAGGTGGcaagacaaacacaatctctcacccctctctctctctctctctctctccctctcttcctccttccctctctcctcatctgtctctctctttctctgtctttctctctctctctattgtgATCGgatgcacatacacaaacaagcCACATGTTTATCCATAATATCCtgtctgtttataaaaagctttaCTTTTCGAGGGGGGAAAAACTGACTAAGTCAGAAGTAAATACGACTGACACAGATTCCCTCCTTTAACGCACATGCAGACAATCCGGCTGGTTCATCCAGGTCACAGGTCTGATAGCTGATTGAACAGAGGTTAAGGAAAGAATGTCCTAATGGATTGTTTTTGCTTCTGTGATTGCTCGCGTGCACACATGGccgtgtgtgtgcaagtgtgtgtgtgtctaagccAAAGAACTGGCACTGCTTGGTGCCTCAGTCCTTGTGAGTTCCATCTTGGGTGTTAAGATGTAACCCTGGTTATCCTGTGCCAGtgctacctctctctctctgtcccttacATAACCAGCATCGTGCACGGCCGTGTGGTGATATGTCGTCTTCTTGTTGCGACAGCGCCAGACCTACGCATTCTCATCGtactctgtttctctctttcccccgTCGTCAGATGTGTTCGGAGGAACAAGTTGTTCCTAAATATGCAAGTCAACGGGAACGGGTGCGAGGACCTGCCCTCTCGCTACCCCACCGGGTCGGTGCGCACGCCAGGGTTCACCCCGACCCCCACCACAGCACCTTACACTCTGCCTGGCACACCCACCCTAATGGAAGACTACGGCACCATTAAGAGTGAGTCatcaatatattatatatcaacATATTAGCTTTTTCGCTGAAAGAGTGTGTTTTAGAGTCAAGCGTCTACTCTGAACCTGTCTACTTAGATTTGATACTTAATGGGGTCTGGAAAATAACCACTcctgttattttttatattataatctttattcaaaatctttttttcaaatgttgaaTGTACATCCTTTCCCCTCATTATTTCTCCCTTCTTTCCCCTTGTCttccatctccttctctccgGCTAGATAATGTAGCAGTGCATCGCAGCTCCCCGCAAGCAGTGAGGAGGGACATCGGCCTTTCAGTCACACACAGGTACATCTCTCTTTATCACAAACTATTGTCCATCCTAAGTGTGTTTCCCAATAAAGCAAAAGAAACCAGATTTATCATTAAAGGTATTTAGGTGGGTAGTTACTTtaaaaggtttacatgctctaaGGATCAGAAAACTGTTCACTGCTGCGGATCCTCTTTTCAGCTTTTGGTTGAAGCTTTAGTTCTTCTCTCTTTAATAATGTTATCATGCCCATGGTTCTATTGATGCTAAAATGTGGGCCCGCTGGTCAGGCTCTCCATGTATGAATACCTGATTATACAAGCCGTTCTATTACAGCACGATCAGGCCCGATAGAGCtaagtctgctctgattggtcaagtACATCCAGAGCAAGTAGGAAATGTCAGCCTCTGCTCTAGCGTTACCTGGGTTTTTAGGGGGCGTGCCAGACTGGCCACTAGATTGCACAAATGTGGGCAATGGAGTCGGACTACTGCCGAGATGTTTCAGGGGCTTCAGGACTTTGCTGACCTTTGACACGCACAAAAAACTTCAACCCACTAGACGAAAGTAGAACTGATGCATTACATGTCTCCTTTAAGGAAGTAACTACACAAATCTTAAGTCAGCTGCAGGTTGGATCTGCAGGTCTCACAGAAGCTCTTGTCTATGTGTAGGTTTTCAACCAGGTCCTGGCTCTCCCAGACATGTCAGGTGTGCCAGAAGAACATGATGTTTGGGGTGAAGTGCAAACACTGCCGGTGAGTGGAGCACTTTCTATTTTAAGGGCACTTCAATCAACTTGGAGtgattttgttattgttggagGTTTTGCAGCAGCATGAGAAAGCGTGTCTCTAGGTGTCCTGGGTGTCTCACGTGCTGTTCACTTTCTGTGAAGGTTAAAGTGCCACAACAAATGCACAAAGGAAGCTCCATCCTGCAGAATCTCCTTTCTACCAAGTAAGTTTTGATCCATCCTCAATCTGCAGTTGCTggaagcagtgtgtgttttacatttgtgtACACACGTTGTGACGTTGCCATTATTTCTGTTGTAGTTGCCAAAATCCGGAGGACTGAGTCCGTTCCGTCTGACATCAACAACCCGGTGGATCGGCCGACAGAAGCACCCCAGTTTGGCACGCTACCAAAAGCCATCAcaaaaaaggttaaagaaaaGATGACTTAGGAGTTTTGCATTACAGCACACTGTTTTTCTGTATTACGGAACATCTCCCATAAACTCCACTGGTTCCTAGAACTCATATCACCTCTACTTCTCCCTGATCCCATACTACgtttagaaagaaaaataattatgcaAAAAATGTTGGTCTTCCCCTCGTCAGTATCTGCACCATCTGCTCATGCAACACACTGACTTCGTTTAGGTGGACACCAATAATCCTACTTCATATTCCTGTCTGTCTGATTATGACTCATGTCATCAATATCTCCAATATATCATAAGTGCAACGTTCCTGCGACCTCTTTTAAAAATATCCTCTTTATTATATTAAAGCCCATCCAAATACTTTCCCATAAATCACATAGCATAACTGGAGTTTTTCCTTCACCCCATGTGGTTATGTCATCAAGCAGTTGGTTACTGCTGTATGTCGGTGTTGCAAAATGTTGAATACTCCAATCGGACGTTATGATGCGATTAAGACAAACATGTTAACATAATGTTGCTAATATCAGAATACTCTTAATTTGATTGTTGCTTATTTGGAGTACGACCCTTATTAAGGTTAAATCTGAAAAAGCTGTTTACATGacagtgtcttattcagactattggTTATTTGGGTTAATATTAAAATCAGTCCATTAGTGATGCTCTCGTCCCATTTAATGCAAAGGATGGTAAGAATAACACCAGTAAACATAAAAATTAAGTAAACACACAATGGGAACAcattgaaatatgaaaaatacaaaaattggATAAACAACGTAAACAGATACAAAGTGAAGCATGGTTGCACATGTAGGATATTGAAATTGCgcacagagaggaaatgagTATTGCACAGTTCAATTAGTTATATAATATGTCGGGCCTGAGTAATATTGTTTGCGTCCATCCTCGCTCCACCAGGACCATCCTCCAGTGCTGAACCAGCTGGACTCCAGCAGCAACCCGTCCTCCACCACCTCGTCCACGCCCTCCTCGCCGGCGCCCTTCCAGCAGAGCAACCCCCCCAGCGCCACCCCGCCGCCCAACCCCTCGCCCAAAGGTCACATTCGCTTCAACTTCCCTGGTAAGCTGGCAAACAGATGGAGCCATTGAGAAATGTGGCACATACTGAAAATATGCATGGTAGCAGTCATTTCTCCTAATTGGACTGTTCCTAAATCGAAGTTCCAGCTTTCTAGGTTCTAAGAGTCTGGGCCtctcacacacttctctcctcttctctctctctctctctctctctctctctatgtgtatATGATGTTAACCCTAACAAGCAACTGCACTTTTTACAACATCTGTCAACTCAAAGTTGTTCTAACCAAGAGTCTCCCTCCGTGCTGTGCCTGACGGTCTTTCCCGTCTCTTTTTGCAAAAGCTGCCTGTTACTTTCAACATAGACAGCAGTTTATCTTCCCCGGTGAGTTTgatgcccaccccccccccccccgaaaacaTCATTCTGCATTCTGCTAGTTTCCCATCATCCCACTCTCCCAAATCCTCCCCTGTCCTCTGCATGTTTGCTGTTTGGGTTGTGGCAGGTAGTGTAGCTCCAAATCCTTCCACTGTGCATGTTGACAGCCTTTCGACCCCATCTGCTGGTGGTAGTGTGGAACTGCATGAGATGTCGTCTTCTTCGTGAGGCTTTTTTTCTAAACGCAAAagtgcagaaac from the Platichthys flesus chromosome 15, fPlaFle2.1, whole genome shotgun sequence genome contains:
- the ksr1a gene encoding kinase suppressor of Ras 1 isoform X3, with the protein product MKYICKQLQCKQKVPETERPEALDSYPRLRDWLRTINLRPELTVAVEAKLSLDALLQMTCTQVRDTMRRLGSRSEECARLGAALSCLKGATESGGELREDSGLWMSEPTRRDSGSLLTADQLTGLGTPLRPHSPSPLARPSTVHSTPSTPCPTFPHHRSGSMSAAPTSEALASHLHGESPLTDPFPMPLARTARLHGRTSTPPITPPSKRRHRLKPPCTPPPPSRKVLHLLPNISLTRSKSHESQLGNRIEDPPTSKCVRRNKLFLNMQVNGNGCEDLPSRYPTGSVRTPGFTPTPTTAPYTLPGTPTLMEDYGTIKNNVAVHRSSPQAVRRDIGLSVTHRFSTRSWLSQTCQVCQKNMMFGVKCKHCRLKCHNKCTKEAPSCRISFLPIAKIRRTESVPSDINNPVDRPTEAPQFGTLPKAITKKDHPPVLNQLDSSSNPSSTTSSTPSSPAPFQQSNPPSATPPPNPSPKGHIRFNFPAACYFQHRQQFIFPDVSSPVHLHPDVLQDTVSGTEQSDDVHAELVEDEDEEEGEEDIEAEDEDAEEENEEEEEEEDEDEEDDEDVRMSMGSDGELDVDELDDLPSSRGNQWKGPISRKASQTSVYLQEWDIPYEQLDLGELIGKGRWGKVHKGRWHGEVAIRLLEIDGNNQDHLKLFKKEVMNYRQTRHENVVLFMGACMAPPHLAIITSFCKGRTLYSVVRDTKNTLDINKTRQIAQEIVKGMGYLHAKGIVHKDLKSKNVFHDTNKVVITDFGLFGISGVVQEGRRENKLKLPHGWICYLAPEIVRRMSPGNNEDRLPFSTAADVYAFGTIWYELQARDWPITNQHVEATIWQVGSGEGIKKVLAEISLGKEVTEILSACWAYDLRDRPPFTQLADMLEKLPKLNRRLSHPGHFWKSAEL
- the ksr1a gene encoding kinase suppressor of Ras 1 isoform X1; translated protein: MDSVSVKGGRMVRSDDHPQPERDGGRGGGGGGGAAMAALHQCELIQNMIDISISSLQGLRTKCAASNDLTQQEIRTLEVKLMKYICKQLQCKQKVPETERPEALDSYPRLRDWLRTINLRPELTVAVEAKLSLDALLQMTCTQVRDTMRRLGSRSEECARLGAALSCLKGATESGGELREDSGLWMSEPTRRDSGSLLTADQLTGLGTPLRPHSPSPLARPSTVHSTPSTPCPTFPHHRSGSMSAAPTSEALASHLHGESPLTDPFPMPLARTARLHGRTSTPPITPPSKRRHRLKPPCTPPPPSRKVLHLLPNISLTRSKSHESQLGNRIEDPPTSKCVRRNKLFLNMQVNGNGCEDLPSRYPTGSVRTPGFTPTPTTAPYTLPGTPTLMEDYGTIKNNVAVHRSSPQAVRRDIGLSVTHRFSTRSWLSQTCQVCQKNMMFGVKCKHCRLKCHNKCTKEAPSCRISFLPIAKIRRTESVPSDINNPVDRPTEAPQFGTLPKAITKKDHPPVLNQLDSSSNPSSTTSSTPSSPAPFQQSNPPSATPPPNPSPKGHIRFNFPAACYFQHRQQFIFPDVSSPVHLHPDVLQDTVSGTEQSDDVHAELVEDEDEEEGEEDIEAEDEDAEEENEEEEEEEDEDEEDDEDVRMSMGSDGELDVDELDDLPSSRGNQWKGPISRKASQTSVYLQEWDIPYEQLDLGELIGKGRWGKVHKGRWHGEVAIRLLEIDGNNQDHLKLFKKEVMNYRQTRHENVVLFMGACMAPPHLAIITSFCKGRTLYSVVRDTKNTLDINKTRQIAQEIVKGMGYLHAKGIVHKDLKSKNVFHDTNKVVITDFGLFGISGVVQEGRRENKLKLPHGWICYLAPEIVRRMSPGNNEDRLPFSTAADVYAFGTIWYELQARDWPITNQHVEATIWQVGSGEGIKKVLAEISLGKEVTEILSACWAYDLRDRPPFTQLADMLEKLPKLNRRLSHPGHFWKSAEL